Proteins found in one Thunnus maccoyii chromosome 5, fThuMac1.1, whole genome shotgun sequence genomic segment:
- the syt9b gene encoding synaptotagmin-9b, producing MPAEREDEICRKALELLSDLCSKGEVQDDNCLDFIYYFRDLARPRYTDSDVSVSLLSLLVTTCGLALFSVSLFVSWKLCWVPLSGRFLPDVLKGAHFLGGDQQPVLTEVDGEEREYSEDGCVKEPSGPASAVAVPESALKISHTSPDIPLETQAKADKNQVHTLARDRVQRQITEPTSSVRHNSIRRQMNLSNPDFNPAQFQRQESLSGLGRIKPELYKQRSVDAEDGRRTDSCGCLHFILKFDFDLEQLIVKIHKAQDLPAKDFSGTSDPYVKIYLLPDRKTKHQTKVHRKTLNPVFDEVFLFPVTYTELSSRKLHFSVYDFDRFSRHDLIGQVVVDNFLDLADFPRETKLCRDIQYVTSDNVDLGELMFSLCYLPTAGRLTITMIKARNLKAMDITGASDPYVKVSLMCEGRRLKKRKTSTKRNTLNPVYNEAIVFDVPPENIDQISLLIAVMDYDRVGHNEVIGVCRVGNEAESLGRDHWNEMLSYPRKPIAHWHPLIEWVGQGAAGSGSQGGSTNSLKTPPSP from the exons ATGTATCTGTGAGTCTGTTGTCCCTGCTGGTGACCACTTGTGGTCTGGCCCTATTCAGCGTCTCCCTCTTTGTTTCATGGAAGTTGTGCTGGGTGCCACTGAGTGGCCGTTTCCTTCCAGATGTCCTCAAGGGGGCGCACTTCCTGGGAGGAGACCAACAGCCTGTCCTCACAGAG GTGGACGGGGAGGAGAGGGAGTACAGTGAGGATGGCTGCGTGAAGGAGCCCTCAGGGCCCGCTTCAGCTGTGGCTGTCCCAGAGTCAGCCCTAAAGATAAGCCACACATCGCCTGACATCCCGCTGGAGACCCAGGCCAAGGCTGACAAAAACCAGGTCCACACTCTGGCCAGGGACAGGGTCCAGAGACAGATTACTGAGCCTACGTCGTCTGTACG TCACAACTCCATCCGTCGTCAGATGAACCTGTCCAATCCAGACTTCAACCCTGCTCAGTTTCAGCGCCAGGAGTCTCTGTCTGGTTTGGGCCGAATCAAACCAGAACTCTACAAGCAGCGCTCGGTGGATGCAGAAGATGGACGTCGGACCGACAGCTGCGGGTGTCTCCATTTCATCCTAAAGTTTGACTTCGACCTGGAGCAGCTGATTGTGAAGATCCACAAGGCCCAGGACCTTCCTGCCAAGGACTTCTCAGGGACCTCCGATCCTTATGTCAAGATCTACCTTCTGCCTGACCGAAAAACCAAGCATCAGACCAAGGTGCACCGCAAGACACTCAACCCAGTGTTCGATGAAGTGTTTCTCTTTCCGGTGACATACACCGAGCTGTCGAGCCGTAAGCTGCACTTCAGTGTCTACGACTTTGACAGGTTCTCTCGCCATGATTTGATTGGCCAAGTGGTAGTGGACAACTTCTTGGATCTTGCAGACTTTCCACGGGAGACAAAACTGTGCCGGGACATACAATATGTAACATCG GACAACGTGGACCTGGGAGAGCTGATGTTCTCATTGTGCTATCTCCCCACGGCTGGCAGGCTCACCATCACTATGATCAAAGCCAGAAATCTCAAAGCCATGGACATCACTGGAGCTTCAG ATCCATATGTTAAAGTGTCCCTGATGTGTGAAGGCCGGAggctgaagaagaggaagacatCAACCAAGCGCAACACTTTGAACCCAGTGTACAATGAAGCCATCGTGTTTGATGTTCCTCCTGAGAATATCGACCAGATCAGCCTGCTCATAGCTGTCATGGACTATGATCG GGTGGGACATAACGAAGTGATTGGGGTGTGCAGGGTCGGCAATGAGGCTGAGAGTCTGGGTCGAGACCACTGGAATGAGATGCTGTCATACCCACGGAAACCCATCGCACACTGGCACCCACTCATAGAG TGGGTTGGACAGGGAGCGGCGGGGAGTGGAAGCCAAGGAGGATCCACCAATTCCCTGAAGACACCACCATCaccataa